One window of Nocardia sp. NBC_00508 genomic DNA carries:
- a CDS encoding PucR family transcriptional regulator yields the protein MTIPPSPSAATRVGPAPDEVRDWLADYVYETMRAETLDRIVTRLDEVIVARIPELADRDMRRDLAASTRAHARIVLSRLTSDTFEFSLPEEAHAFARSVARRGFELRLLLRVYHVGMEAVLDYMTEVIEQRQAPPEIERVVLLRLFERSTKWMGTSVELLTDTYMEEREQVLRAALNRRAETVRAVLGGDDVDIEQASVRLGYRLSQQHLAFVLWTDEPTGEPGGADAEATGMLDRVAARLAAILGSGRVLTVPSGASGMWAWAGLDDPERGAEPAAAGEVERLAVTEVEAPVRVAFGVPAGGIAGFRQSHREAVAARNVAERAPTDGRVTGYRAVEIAYLAGADDAAMRGLVGRELGALAARDANAARLRETLHAYLRSHRSPEATAKLLGVHKNTVRYRMQRIEHLLGFAIEERRLPLEIALVCVAIYGVDVLP from the coding sequence ATGACCATTCCGCCGTCGCCGAGCGCGGCGACCCGGGTTGGGCCGGCGCCGGACGAGGTGCGGGACTGGCTGGCCGACTACGTCTACGAGACGATGCGCGCCGAGACGCTCGACCGGATCGTCACCCGGCTCGACGAGGTCATCGTCGCGCGCATCCCCGAACTCGCCGATCGCGATATGCGCCGCGATCTCGCGGCGAGCACCAGGGCCCACGCCAGGATCGTGCTCAGCCGCCTGACCAGCGACACCTTCGAGTTCTCGCTGCCGGAGGAGGCGCACGCGTTCGCGCGCAGCGTGGCGAGGCGTGGTTTCGAGTTGCGGTTGCTGCTGCGCGTCTATCACGTGGGCATGGAGGCGGTGCTGGACTACATGACCGAGGTGATCGAGCAGCGGCAGGCGCCCCCGGAGATCGAGCGCGTGGTGCTGTTGCGGCTGTTCGAGCGCTCCACCAAGTGGATGGGCACTTCCGTCGAATTGCTCACCGATACCTACATGGAAGAGCGCGAGCAGGTTCTGCGCGCCGCGCTCAACCGGCGCGCCGAGACCGTCCGCGCCGTGCTCGGTGGCGACGACGTGGACATCGAGCAGGCCTCGGTGCGGCTGGGATACCGGCTGTCGCAGCAGCATCTGGCCTTCGTGCTGTGGACCGACGAGCCCACCGGAGAACCGGGCGGCGCGGATGCCGAGGCGACCGGCATGCTGGACCGGGTCGCGGCCCGGCTGGCGGCCATCCTCGGCAGCGGACGCGTGCTCACCGTCCCGTCCGGCGCCAGCGGGATGTGGGCCTGGGCGGGTTTGGACGACCCGGAACGCGGCGCGGAACCGGCGGCGGCGGGCGAGGTGGAGCGGCTGGCAGTGACTGAGGTCGAGGCGCCGGTACGCGTGGCTTTCGGGGTGCCCGCCGGGGGGATCGCGGGCTTTCGGCAGAGTCATCGTGAGGCGGTCGCGGCGCGGAATGTCGCCGAGCGCGCGCCCACGGACGGGCGCGTGACGGGGTATCGCGCGGTCGAGATCGCCTATCTGGCCGGCGCCGACGACGCGGCCATGCGCGGGCTGGTGGGGCGTGAGCTGGGCGCGCTGGCGGCCCGGGACGCGAACGCCGCACGTCTGCGCGAGACGCTGCATGCCTACTTGCGCAGCCACCGCAGCCCGGAGGCTACGGCGAAACTGCTCGGCGTACACAAGAACACGGTCCGCTACCGCATGCAGCGGATCGAACACCTCCTGGGCTTCGCGATCGAGGAGCGGCGTTTGCCACTGGAGATCGCGCTGGTCTGCGTCGCGATCTACGGCGTCGATGTCCTGCCCTGA
- a CDS encoding DUF1266 domain-containing protein, with translation MSSRGVPTLTTFPYAELDEREEDHWSGAAISDDELRALALGAFYSARWDAFHDALLLGPERAHPLGDRRELAIDTLTGAWGITDATEAQASMEQLLNGMHAPLYALVHPLVTASINASERDRFGERADRHRTFLRQVGAFRGMDNPEALVRDYDIWSQAIKIGFTDHLARPLPSDIHAWDLARVVAVARMAYTAGYLDADVAWSYLGRALPLAQSKYRNWRQFGDAYLTGWTYWQACEDLAELKNGGVDRRMELLRLWLRPTSPWRRVSLTEPSPTPPSNDARPVTTHD, from the coding sequence ATGTCTTCGCGCGGCGTACCCACCTTGACGACGTTTCCGTATGCGGAGCTGGACGAGCGGGAGGAAGACCATTGGTCCGGCGCCGCGATCTCCGACGACGAGCTGCGGGCGCTGGCGCTCGGCGCCTTCTACTCCGCGCGCTGGGACGCCTTCCACGACGCGCTGCTGCTCGGGCCGGAGCGCGCGCATCCGCTCGGCGACCGGCGCGAGCTGGCCATCGACACGCTCACCGGCGCGTGGGGCATCACCGACGCAACCGAGGCGCAGGCATCGATGGAACAGTTGCTGAACGGTATGCACGCCCCGCTCTACGCGCTCGTGCATCCGCTCGTGACGGCCTCGATCAACGCCAGTGAGCGCGACCGCTTCGGCGAGCGGGCCGACCGGCACCGGACATTCCTGCGGCAGGTGGGCGCGTTCCGCGGCATGGACAACCCCGAGGCGCTGGTCCGCGACTACGACATCTGGTCGCAGGCGATCAAGATCGGTTTCACCGACCATCTGGCCAGGCCGCTGCCCAGCGACATCCATGCGTGGGACCTGGCCAGGGTGGTCGCGGTGGCCAGAATGGCCTACACCGCCGGCTACCTCGACGCCGACGTGGCCTGGAGTTATCTCGGTCGCGCCCTGCCGCTCGCGCAGAGCAAGTACCGCAACTGGCGCCAGTTCGGGGACGCCTACCTCACTGGTTGGACCTACTGGCAGGCCTGCGAGGACCTGGCGGAGCTCAAGAACGGCGGCGTCGACCGCCGGATGGAGCTGCTGCGGCTATGGCTGCGCCCGACCAGCCCGTGGCGGCGAGTATCACTGACCGAACCGTCACCCACCCCGCCTAGCAACGACGCACGACCAGTAACGACGCACGACTAG
- a CDS encoding aldehyde dehydrogenase family protein, producing the protein MTNSEPAPGATKKAAARKTQARTKTAKTGDVPAVIEVRNPGTGEVVGTVPEETADAVAAKVRELRLYQPEWEAIGPDGRKAWLLKLQDWLIDNTDRLATVLQSETAKPRVDALIDPGFATDLIGYYARRAAKFLADDHPSPHSPLARVKRLTTVYRPYPVVGVITPWNFPLAMPVMDVIPALAAGAAVILKPSEVTPLSALELAKGWAEIGAPPVFAVVTGSGATGAAVVGNADYIQFTGSTATGRKIAAACVERMIPYSLELGGKDPAIVLADADLDRAAHGIAFGGMFNSGQVCISVERVYVEAPVYDEFVAKLTSNVKALRQGLDGRDSQFDVGALANENQVAIVQRHVDEAVAAGAKVLTGGKRAGFGSAFEPTVLVDVDHTMSCVSEETFGPTLPVMKVADEAEAIRLANDSVYGLSASVWTGDKERGARIARQLNAGAVNINDVFANLFSYALPMGGWGLSGVGARWGGANGVRKYCRQQAITTPILPTQQKELFWYPYSMPKLLFALGAMRAAGARGLRRLDLPALLKLRGDDK; encoded by the coding sequence GTGACCAATTCCGAACCAGCGCCCGGCGCGACCAAGAAGGCGGCAGCCAGGAAGACGCAGGCACGCACGAAGACCGCGAAGACCGGCGACGTCCCGGCCGTCATCGAGGTACGCAACCCCGGCACCGGCGAGGTCGTGGGCACGGTGCCGGAGGAGACCGCGGACGCGGTCGCGGCCAAAGTCCGCGAGCTGCGGCTGTACCAGCCGGAATGGGAGGCGATCGGTCCCGACGGCCGCAAGGCATGGCTGCTGAAGTTGCAGGACTGGTTGATCGACAACACCGACCGCCTGGCCACCGTGCTGCAGTCGGAGACCGCGAAGCCGCGGGTCGACGCCCTGATCGACCCGGGCTTCGCGACCGACCTGATCGGCTACTACGCGCGCCGCGCGGCGAAATTCCTCGCCGACGACCACCCCTCGCCGCACAGTCCGCTCGCCAGGGTCAAGCGACTGACCACGGTCTACCGGCCTTATCCGGTGGTCGGCGTGATCACCCCGTGGAACTTCCCGCTCGCCATGCCGGTGATGGACGTGATTCCCGCGCTCGCCGCCGGGGCGGCCGTCATCCTCAAGCCGTCCGAGGTGACGCCGCTGTCGGCGCTCGAATTGGCCAAGGGCTGGGCGGAAATCGGCGCTCCGCCGGTCTTCGCGGTGGTCACCGGCTCGGGCGCGACCGGGGCGGCCGTGGTCGGCAACGCGGACTACATCCAGTTCACCGGTTCCACCGCGACCGGCCGCAAGATCGCCGCCGCCTGCGTGGAGCGGATGATTCCGTACAGCCTCGAGCTCGGCGGCAAGGACCCGGCCATCGTCTTGGCCGACGCCGACCTCGATCGCGCGGCGCACGGCATCGCCTTCGGCGGCATGTTCAACTCCGGACAGGTCTGCATCTCGGTGGAGCGGGTGTACGTCGAGGCGCCGGTCTACGACGAGTTCGTCGCCAAGTTGACCAGCAACGTCAAGGCGCTGCGCCAGGGACTCGACGGCCGCGACTCGCAGTTCGACGTGGGCGCGCTGGCCAACGAGAATCAGGTGGCAATCGTGCAGCGCCACGTCGACGAGGCCGTCGCGGCGGGTGCGAAGGTGCTGACCGGCGGCAAGCGGGCCGGGTTCGGCTCCGCGTTCGAGCCGACCGTGCTCGTGGACGTCGACCACACCATGTCCTGCGTCAGCGAGGAGACCTTCGGCCCGACCCTGCCGGTGATGAAGGTGGCCGACGAGGCGGAGGCGATCCGGCTGGCCAACGACTCGGTATACGGGCTGTCGGCGTCGGTGTGGACGGGCGACAAGGAACGCGGCGCGCGGATCGCGCGGCAACTGAACGCGGGCGCGGTCAATATCAACGACGTCTTCGCCAACCTGTTCAGCTACGCACTGCCGATGGGCGGCTGGGGCCTGTCCGGCGTCGGCGCCCGCTGGGGCGGCGCGAACGGTGTGCGCAAATACTGCCGTCAGCAGGCGATCACCACGCCGATCCTGCCGACACAGCAGAAGGAGCTGTTCTGGTACCCGTATTCGATGCCGAAACTCCTGTTCGCACTAGGCGCCATGCGTGCGGCGGGAGCGCGGGGTCTGCGCCGCCTCGACCTGCCCGCGCTGTTGAAGTTGAGGGGTGACGACAAGTGA
- the ftsH gene encoding ATP-dependent zinc metalloprotease FtsH: MNRKTVFRTLAIVSGILLVIYAFSYFGNDTRGWKSVDTSVALSQLDDKSNVQNVQIDDREQQLRIELKNGNDATGGQAKIIAKYPGGSETSAQIFDAVKNSGANYNTVVKQESWFTQILLFVLPMVILLGLFIFVMARMQGGGRGGMMGFGKSKAKQLSKDMPKTTFADVAGADEAVEELYEIKDFLQNPVRYQALGAKIPKGVLLYGPPGTGKTLLARAVAGEAGVPFFTISGSDFVEMFVGVGASRVRDLFEQAKQNSPCIIFVDEIDAVGRQRGAGLGGGHDEREQTLNQLLVEMDGFGDRTGIILIAATNRPDILDPALLRPGRFDRQIPVGNPDLAGRRSILRVHSQGKPISPDADLDGLAKRTVGMSGADLANVINEAALLTARENGAMITGESLEESVDRVIGGPRRKSRIISEHEKKITAYHEGGHTLAAWAMPDIEPVYKVTILARGRTGGHAMTVPEDDKGLMTRSEMIARLVMAMGGRAAEELVFHEPTTGASSDIDQATKIARAMVTEYGMSARLGAVRYGQEQGDPFLGRSMGMGSEFSHEVAGAIDEEVRNLIEAAHTEAWAILNEYRDVLDVLATALLERETLHRKDLEQILASVDKRPRITAFNDFGDRVPSDKPPVKTPGELAAERGESWPPEPLVQPVAASAQREPQGANGYPPHEGGYGAPPQYGRPAAPGYPLPQTPSPGYPRQGTHGSRPDYGAPAGWSAPGWPPRDEPQQQDQPSGWGDPQQPRQGYQPWGAHGGSDDGYGPDGYGDRGGYDEPRRGNPAGDGENGDWDGPNGRH, from the coding sequence ATGAACCGCAAGACTGTGTTTCGCACCCTGGCCATAGTCTCGGGCATCCTGCTCGTGATCTATGCGTTCAGCTACTTCGGCAACGACACGCGGGGCTGGAAGAGCGTCGATACATCGGTTGCCCTGAGCCAGCTGGACGACAAGAGCAACGTTCAGAACGTGCAGATCGATGACCGTGAGCAGCAGCTGCGCATCGAGCTGAAGAACGGCAACGACGCCACCGGTGGTCAGGCCAAGATCATCGCGAAGTATCCGGGCGGCAGCGAGACCTCCGCGCAGATCTTCGACGCCGTGAAGAACTCCGGCGCCAACTACAACACCGTGGTCAAGCAGGAGAGCTGGTTCACCCAGATCCTGCTGTTCGTGTTGCCGATGGTGATCCTGCTCGGGCTGTTCATCTTCGTGATGGCCCGTATGCAGGGCGGCGGCCGCGGCGGCATGATGGGCTTCGGCAAGTCGAAGGCCAAGCAGCTGTCCAAGGACATGCCCAAGACCACGTTCGCCGACGTGGCCGGGGCCGACGAGGCCGTCGAAGAGCTCTACGAGATCAAGGACTTCCTGCAGAACCCGGTCCGCTACCAGGCCCTCGGCGCCAAGATCCCCAAGGGCGTGCTGCTCTACGGCCCGCCCGGTACCGGTAAGACCCTGCTGGCCCGCGCCGTCGCGGGCGAGGCGGGTGTGCCGTTCTTCACCATCTCGGGTTCGGACTTCGTGGAGATGTTCGTCGGTGTCGGCGCCTCCCGGGTGCGTGACCTGTTCGAGCAGGCCAAGCAGAACAGCCCCTGCATCATCTTCGTGGACGAGATCGACGCGGTCGGCCGCCAACGCGGCGCCGGCCTCGGTGGTGGTCACGACGAGCGCGAGCAGACCCTCAACCAGCTGCTGGTCGAGATGGACGGCTTCGGCGACCGCACCGGCATCATCCTGATCGCGGCGACCAACCGCCCCGACATCCTCGACCCCGCCCTGCTGCGCCCCGGCCGGTTCGACCGGCAGATCCCGGTCGGCAACCCCGATCTCGCGGGTCGCCGCTCCATCCTGCGGGTGCATTCGCAGGGCAAGCCGATCTCGCCGGATGCCGACCTGGACGGTCTCGCCAAGCGCACCGTCGGCATGTCCGGCGCGGACCTGGCCAACGTGATCAACGAGGCCGCGCTGCTCACCGCACGCGAGAACGGCGCGATGATCACCGGCGAATCGCTGGAGGAATCGGTCGACCGCGTGATCGGCGGCCCGCGCCGCAAGAGCCGGATCATCAGCGAGCACGAGAAGAAGATCACCGCCTACCACGAGGGCGGCCACACTCTCGCCGCCTGGGCGATGCCGGACATCGAACCGGTGTACAAGGTCACCATCCTTGCCCGCGGCCGCACCGGTGGTCACGCGATGACGGTGCCCGAGGACGACAAGGGGCTGATGACCCGCTCGGAGATGATCGCCCGCCTGGTCATGGCGATGGGCGGTCGCGCGGCCGAGGAACTGGTGTTCCACGAGCCGACCACCGGCGCGTCCTCCGACATCGACCAGGCCACCAAGATCGCTCGCGCGATGGTCACCGAGTACGGCATGAGCGCCCGGCTCGGTGCGGTCCGCTACGGCCAGGAACAGGGCGATCCGTTCCTCGGCCGCTCGATGGGCATGGGTTCGGAGTTTTCGCACGAGGTGGCGGGCGCGATCGACGAGGAGGTGCGCAACCTGATCGAGGCCGCGCACACCGAGGCGTGGGCCATCCTCAACGAATACCGCGACGTGCTCGACGTACTGGCCACCGCGCTGCTGGAACGGGAGACCCTGCACCGCAAGGATCTCGAGCAGATCCTCGCCTCGGTGGACAAGCGCCCGCGAATCACCGCGTTCAACGATTTCGGCGATCGCGTGCCATCGGACAAGCCGCCGGTGAAGACCCCGGGTGAACTGGCCGCCGAGCGCGGCGAATCGTGGCCGCCGGAGCCTTTGGTGCAGCCGGTCGCCGCGTCCGCGCAGCGCGAGCCGCAGGGCGCCAACGGTTATCCGCCGCACGAGGGCGGATATGGCGCGCCGCCGCAGTACGGTCGCCCGGCAGCGCCCGGCTACCCGCTGCCGCAGACGCCCTCGCCGGGCTACCCACGGCAGGGGACGCACGGCTCGCGGCCGGACTACGGCGCTCCCGCGGGGTGGTCGGCTCCGGGGTGGCCGCCGCGGGACGAGCCGCAGCAGCAGGACCAGCCCAGCGGGTGGGGCGATCCGCAGCAGCCGCGGCAGGGCTACCAGCCGTGGGGTGCACACGGTGGGTCCGACGACGGCTACGGCCCGGACGGGTACGGCGATCGTGGCGGCTACGACGAGCCGCGTCGAGGTAACCCGGCCGGCGATGGCGAGAACGGCGATTGGGATGGACCGAACGGTCGACACTGA
- a CDS encoding DUF2277 domain-containing protein, with translation MCRNITVLRGLEPAATEQEIYAAALQYVRKVGGVSGLSSTTKPAVDKAVAAIAAATTTLLAELPDRRVAPTTEPPLRRIAAREAAGE, from the coding sequence ATGTGTAGAAACATCACCGTCCTGCGTGGTCTGGAACCTGCCGCAACCGAGCAGGAAATCTATGCCGCCGCACTGCAGTACGTGCGCAAGGTCGGTGGCGTGTCCGGCCTGAGCTCGACCACCAAACCGGCCGTCGACAAGGCCGTCGCGGCCATCGCAGCGGCGACCACCACCTTGCTCGCCGAACTGCCCGACCGCAGGGTCGCGCCGACCACCGAGCCACCACTACGCCGCATCGCGGCACGCGAGGCCGCGGGCGAGTAG
- the folB gene encoding dihydroneopterin aldolase yields the protein MSQSPVHAEDGAASRSAPTRRGADRIELCGLRAYGHHGVFDHERRDGQEFLVDLTVWVDFAVAAASDDLAATVDYGALAERAVRIIQGPPRNLIESVVSEIADDVMTDPRIKSVEVVLHKPSAPIPHTFADVRVVTSRHRGEPTR from the coding sequence ATGAGCCAGTCCCCGGTCCACGCCGAAGACGGTGCCGCGTCGCGGAGTGCGCCGACCCGCCGTGGCGCCGACCGGATCGAGCTGTGCGGCCTGCGTGCCTACGGGCATCACGGGGTGTTCGATCACGAGCGCCGCGACGGCCAGGAGTTCCTGGTCGATCTGACGGTGTGGGTGGATTTCGCCGTCGCCGCGGCATCCGACGACTTAGCGGCCACCGTGGACTACGGCGCGCTGGCCGAGCGCGCGGTGCGGATCATCCAGGGCCCGCCGCGCAATCTCATCGAGTCGGTGGTGTCGGAGATCGCCGACGACGTGATGACCGATCCGCGGATCAAATCGGTCGAGGTCGTTTTGCACAAGCCGTCCGCGCCCATCCCGCACACCTTCGCCGATGTCCGGGTGGTCACCTCGCGCCACCGCGGGGAGCCCACCAGATGA
- the folP gene encoding dihydropteroate synthase codes for MNGLGAINARGGRSCVVMGVVNVTSDSFSDGGKYLDPELAVAHGVRLYAAGADIIDVGGESTRPGAIRIDATTEAARVTPVIRGLVAAGVPTSVDTMRAAVAEAAIEAGVSVVNDVSGGRADPDMVRVVASAGAPWILMHWRAGADYRHTGPADHYDDVVAEVLAELSAQVDVAVTAGVDPSRLILDPGLGFAKNAEHNWALLGALPELVAHGLPILIGASRKRFLGALLADDAGPRPPDGRETATATVSALAALHGAWGVRVHDVRASLDAIAVVGAWQNAARQRAAEHDIAHPSVRGAHR; via the coding sequence ATGAACGGTCTCGGAGCCATCAATGCGCGCGGCGGTCGGTCCTGTGTGGTGATGGGTGTGGTGAACGTCACCAGCGACTCGTTCTCCGACGGCGGCAAGTATCTCGATCCTGAACTGGCCGTCGCGCACGGTGTGCGGCTGTATGCCGCGGGCGCGGACATCATCGATGTCGGCGGCGAGTCCACCAGGCCGGGCGCCATCCGCATCGACGCGACGACCGAGGCGGCCCGTGTCACTCCCGTAATCCGTGGGCTGGTCGCGGCCGGCGTGCCGACCAGCGTGGATACCATGCGCGCCGCGGTAGCCGAGGCGGCGATCGAAGCCGGGGTCTCGGTGGTGAACGATGTCTCCGGTGGCCGTGCCGACCCGGACATGGTGCGGGTGGTCGCCTCCGCGGGGGCCCCATGGATTCTCATGCACTGGCGGGCGGGCGCCGACTACCGGCATACCGGCCCGGCCGATCATTACGACGACGTGGTCGCCGAGGTGCTGGCCGAGTTGAGCGCGCAGGTGGATGTGGCCGTCACCGCAGGGGTCGACCCATCCCGGCTGATCCTCGACCCAGGTCTGGGCTTCGCGAAGAACGCCGAACACAACTGGGCCCTGCTCGGCGCGCTGCCCGAACTCGTCGCGCACGGCTTGCCGATCCTGATCGGCGCATCACGCAAGCGTTTCCTGGGCGCGCTGCTCGCCGACGACGCCGGACCGCGTCCGCCGGACGGCCGGGAGACGGCCACCGCGACCGTCTCGGCGCTTGCCGCGCTGCACGGCGCCTGGGGCGTTCGGGTGCATGACGTGCGCGCCTCGCTGGACGCCATCGCCGTCGTCGGCGCGTGGCAGAATGCCGCACGGCAGCGTGCCGCAGAACACGACATCGCCCACCCGTCTGTGCGAGGAGCTCACCGATGA
- the folE gene encoding GTP cyclohydrolase I FolE has translation MGLTEPGLVALETGRSFDRARAEAAVRELLIAVGEDPDRPGLRETPARVARAYRETFSGLYVEPDSVLNTTFDEGHQELVLVRDIPMYSTCEHHLVSFHGVAHVGYIPGPHGRVTGLSKLARLVDLYAKRPQVQERLTSQIADAVMRKLDPRGAIVVIEAEHLCMAMRGIRKPGASTTTSAVRGLLQSNAASRSEALDLILRK, from the coding sequence ATCGGCTTGACCGAGCCCGGCCTGGTCGCACTGGAAACCGGCAGGTCGTTCGACCGGGCCCGCGCCGAAGCCGCGGTGCGGGAGTTGTTGATCGCTGTCGGCGAGGACCCGGACCGGCCCGGTCTGCGGGAGACGCCGGCCCGTGTCGCACGTGCGTACCGGGAGACCTTCTCCGGGCTCTATGTGGAGCCGGATTCGGTGCTCAACACCACATTCGACGAGGGACACCAGGAACTCGTGCTGGTCCGCGATATCCCGATGTACTCCACCTGCGAGCACCACCTCGTGTCGTTCCATGGCGTCGCCCACGTCGGCTACATCCCCGGCCCGCACGGCCGCGTCACCGGCCTGTCCAAGCTGGCCAGGCTGGTCGACCTGTATGCCAAGCGGCCCCAGGTGCAGGAGCGCCTGACCAGCCAGATCGCCGACGCGGTGATGCGCAAACTGGACCCGCGCGGCGCGATCGTGGTGATCGAGGCCGAGCACCTGTGCATGGCGATGCGCGGCATTCGCAAGCCGGGCGCGAGTACCACCACCTCCGCGGTGCGCGGACTGCTCCAGTCCAACGCCGCCTCGCGCTCCGAGGCGCTCGATCTCATTCTGCGCAAGTGA
- a CDS encoding LysR family transcriptional regulator, which produces MDPHLRDLRYFVAVAEELHFTNAAQRLHIAQPTLSRQIRQLERQLDVVLFDRNQRSVALTVAGKELLEGARKILELWEVTNVSLQEAGEVLRVGIQSALGRGLLSDLESASGHRLALHAASWTDPSSGLAGRQADLALVWLPLPDPSRYRWQVLRTEPRWVLLPENHPLAASETIEFGDLLDEPFVALPTEAGAVRDFWLGNEGRGGRAAKIGAEAATPEDRLEAVSLGLGICLLAENNVPMYRWPGLTARPVSGLAPCELAVAWRADDTRPTILEFASRTVEGGFAAQQSPVTV; this is translated from the coding sequence ATGGACCCGCATTTGCGCGACCTGCGGTATTTCGTCGCCGTCGCTGAGGAACTGCACTTCACCAACGCCGCTCAGCGGCTGCACATCGCTCAACCCACCCTGTCGCGTCAGATCCGTCAGCTGGAACGCCAGCTCGACGTGGTCCTGTTCGACCGCAACCAGCGCAGCGTCGCGCTGACCGTCGCGGGCAAGGAACTGCTCGAAGGCGCCCGCAAGATCCTCGAGCTGTGGGAGGTCACCAACGTCTCGCTGCAGGAGGCCGGTGAGGTGCTGCGCGTCGGGATTCAGTCCGCGCTCGGCCGCGGCCTGCTCAGCGATCTGGAGAGCGCGAGCGGACACCGCCTCGCATTGCACGCGGCCTCGTGGACCGATCCGTCCAGCGGCCTCGCCGGCCGTCAGGCCGACCTCGCCTTGGTCTGGCTTCCGCTGCCGGACCCGAGCCGCTACCGCTGGCAGGTGCTGCGCACGGAGCCGCGCTGGGTGCTGCTCCCGGAGAACCACCCGCTCGCCGCCTCGGAGACCATCGAATTCGGCGATCTGCTCGACGAGCCGTTCGTCGCGCTACCCACCGAAGCCGGTGCGGTGCGCGACTTCTGGCTGGGTAACGAAGGGCGTGGCGGCCGCGCGGCGAAGATCGGCGCCGAAGCCGCGACGCCCGAGGACCGGCTGGAGGCGGTGAGCCTCGGGCTCGGTATCTGCCTGCTCGCCGAGAACAACGTGCCGATGTACCGCTGGCCCGGCCTGACCGCCCGGCCCGTGTCCGGACTGGCGCCATGCGAACTCGCGGTGGCGTGGCGGGCCGACGACACCCGGCCGACCATCCTGGAGTTCGCCAGCCGCACCGTCGAGGGCGGATTCGCCGCGCAGCAGTCCCCGGTCACCGTCTGA
- a CDS encoding SDR family oxidoreductase has product MIDAKQIRGKVVVVTGGARGIGLATATTLQALGAQIAIGDIDEATVKEVGTARGFELYGKLDVTDQNSFESFLDDVERTIGPIDVLINNAGIMPTGKLVDEPDQVTRRILDINVYGVILGSKLGLRRMLPRGRGHIINIASLAGETHIPGLATYNASKHAVLGFTDTLREEYRGTGLSFSSVLPTLTNTDLGSGVTAPSLLRPAEPEEIADAVAKLIVAPKSKVRVTALAGFVAQVVGLLPEALGDSIGRALGSGRAFLDDVDAEKRKTYEERARGV; this is encoded by the coding sequence GTGATCGATGCGAAGCAGATCCGCGGCAAGGTCGTCGTCGTCACCGGCGGCGCTCGCGGCATCGGACTGGCCACGGCTACCACGCTGCAAGCCCTCGGCGCGCAGATCGCCATCGGCGATATCGACGAGGCTACGGTCAAGGAGGTCGGCACGGCGCGTGGATTCGAGCTCTACGGCAAGCTCGACGTGACCGATCAGAACTCCTTCGAGAGTTTCCTCGACGACGTGGAGCGCACCATCGGCCCGATCGATGTGCTGATCAACAACGCGGGCATCATGCCGACCGGCAAACTGGTGGACGAGCCGGACCAGGTCACCCGCCGCATCCTGGACATCAACGTCTACGGCGTGATCCTCGGCTCCAAGCTCGGCCTGCGCCGGATGCTGCCGCGCGGGCGCGGGCACATCATCAACATCGCCTCACTGGCGGGCGAGACGCACATCCCTGGCCTGGCGACATACAACGCGAGCAAACACGCGGTGCTGGGGTTCACCGACACGTTGCGCGAGGAATATCGCGGCACCGGCCTCAGCTTCTCCTCGGTCCTGCCCACGCTGACCAACACCGATCTGGGTTCCGGCGTCACGGCGCCGAGCCTGCTGCGCCCGGCCGAGCCGGAGGAGATCGCCGACGCCGTGGCCAAGCTGATCGTCGCGCCGAAGTCCAAGGTCAGGGTGACTGCGCTGGCCGGATTCGTCGCCCAAGTGGTCGGACTGCTGCCCGAGGCGCTCGGAGACAGCATCGGCCGTGCGCTCGGCTCCGGTCGTGCGTTCCTCGACGACGTCGACGCCGAGAAGCGCAAGACGTATGAGGAGCGCGCCCGCGGCGTGTGA